The Pogona vitticeps strain Pit_001003342236 chromosome 7, PviZW2.1, whole genome shotgun sequence genome segment GGCCCTACTGTATGTGTGTCAATACCAGTGATTGAACCCCCAATACCAGGAACTGACGGGGAAAAGACAGTTGCTCTCATACTGCCTGAAAGCCGCTAGCAGTCTCCCGGCGGAAACCGGACGCAGGGTGAAACCAGTCCTTGGTCTAGCCCACCCAAGCATTTGCACCTCGATTACCTTTACAATGGACACCATCCCCCATAAATCCACTCTGACACATGCAGAAGTAAGAGCCCAGGGTGTTCAAGCAAGTGGAGTCTCGGTTGCAGCCGTGGGTTCCCCTGGTGCATTCGTCAATGTCTAAGAAAGCgaggggagagaggaagcaaagcagGAGCAGCACAGAGATTTCTTTTCCACCTGACGACTAGCAAGACAAACCCCTGGTGCAAAGTGGCCCACCTTGGAGAACAGTCGGGGACAGGCTGATGGAGAGAACCTAGAgcttagaattttttaaaaaaatccttgggcTATAAACCCAGCCTAACTGCTGGCCAGAGTATTAAGGGAGTTGCAATCAAAAAAGTGAcatacatctatctatctatctatctatctatctatctatctatctatctatctatctatctatctatctatctatctatctatctatctatctatctatctatctatatatctatcctatctatctatcctatctatctatctatctatctatctatctatctatctatctatctatctatctatctatctatctatctatctatctatctatctaatctacctacctacctacctacctacctacctacctacctacctacctacctacctacctacctacctacctacctacctacctacctacctacctacctacctacctaaaaacagaaccctgagggacaccacaagCTAATGGCCAAGGAGTCTTCTGTGATCACCCCTCCAGGAAGACCTAGAGCCACTGTCAAATCGTGCCTCCCAGAGcaacagcccagaaggatacccaGGTTGATGGGACCCATGTCATCGCTGGCGGCGCTGAAAACCACCAGGAGGTCCAGCAGAACAACAAGGACAGAGTCCCCTATTAAGCTCCTCGGTGGCCAAAACTCTCAGTGTCCCACAACTAGGAGCCAGACAGGGCTCATATCATCCCTAAGCCCTTGATGctcagaagctaccaacatgcccCAATATGTTCCGCCTCCTCTGCCTGACGTCCCTTCTACTGGAGAGGCCAAGGGCTGATCATGGATCCTTCTGCGAATCAAGCAGCTGCCTGACTTCTAAGATCTGCCCCATGGATTTCAGCCTCTTGCTCTGGCATGTGCCCAGACTTTAAGAGTAACCCAAGAGTTGCCGTATCCCCTACCGATGCAGCTGAACAGGCCGTCTCCTTCCAAGCCTCTCGGGCAGCGGCAAAAATACGATCCGAAGGTATTGGTGCACTCAGCTTCCGGCAGACAGTTCAGGGGCGTCCCTTTCTCACACTCATTGatgtctttaaagaaaaaaaggggggtaaaTGTATAGTAGGGTCCCCATATCCGCAGAGGATtccttccagccccccccccgcagatgctgaaaaagcaAATACTGAAAAACACATAGCAAACAATATTATAGAGTAGCAAATGCTATCCATGGCATGGTCTCTGtcgccctctagtggctggttctggtaactTCCTCATTAGCAATATAGCTCCACCtaacttcctgctcagaaagaaagctcccagctagcactggggcaggaagaggaagcttaggcagagctaggcctagcttgctctcaaagccttccagttgaggcctttcttccaggtgagccacatttcggTGTCTGCAACGTATATTTGGTCTGTTAGGCGGAATGGAGAACGATGGGATTTGTGATCCAAAAATCTGATCTATAATGATTACTGCTTAACAGTTGGTACTTGCAAAACCATATTACTCGCAGTGGTGGCACTGTGTTGCGACAGGAAACATATCCATTATCTCCTCTTCTGACAACACGAGAAAGGTGACGGTGTTCACTACCAAAGAACCCAGATTTAAGATCCTTAAACATCTTACAGGGTGCTATAGGTCTCTCACCTGGTGGAACAAACTTACAAATCAATACTGCTGGATGTTATGGCATCAATTGTATTGCCCTCAACTTTATATTGTGCTTTGGTCAGTAAAGGCTATAAGAAGCAAAGCTCACAATCATTTACCGATACAGTGCAAACCGTTTCCTTCAAATCCCGACTTGCAGTGGCAGTTCTTTTCATCTCGACCTCCGTGGCAAGTTTTGCTGACATCTGATGGGAAAGGAACGTAcataaaagaaggaaaagtaaataAATCCCAATCCATGCATATATTTCCAATGTTACAAAACTGAATACCCATTCCTCTCCTTTTGTTGCTCTCTGAAGGAAGTTCATGGGATTTATCAGGAGTGGCATAGCGCTATACTGCATCTCTACTTTAGCACTGAACTGCTACTATACTTGCATTTTCCAGTCGTGAGCAAGCATGACTTGTTCAGTAAAATACACATGGTCATCTGTTATGCTGGCCCAAGGTGAGCCAGTGAATTCCACGGTTGAGTAGGGATTTTGAACTCGGGTCTCTCTCATTAAGCAGGAAAGAACAGGCTTAACAGCATGAGACCTTTTGGCCAATAGCCCTCCATCTGGAAGCATCCCAAAGAAATAATTATTCTTGCCAGTAATGATGATCGGAAGCATGCAAGGAGATTTAGTACCTTTCTCTATTAGGAAGAGCTTCTGGGCAACCAAGACTCGTCCGGGAACATCGGGGCTAAAATCAAATACAAGAGCTCGGATGTAGCCAAAATCAGAGTCACtacaaaatgggaagaaaaagataaaatacacTGTTTGCTAATAGTCGTCTATTTGAAATTGCCCTCTGTTTAAGAGGAACAAGCCCCCAGATTATTACTCTTTGATCTGAAAATGAGAAGGGCAGGAAGCTTGTTCCACCACAAGCCCGTGTCCACATCCAGGGAGAAGAAAGTTAAATATCTTTTTCAACCTGGGCGGTGAGCTTCTCTATCATTTTTGTCCATCTCTGAGAAGGCTCTTGTTCAGCATCTCCAAGGAAATAGGCTGAACCCCAGATGCTGGGCGTACTTTAATCCTTGAAGTTCCATCCTTTCCACGCCATTGGCTAAGACCTCTGCCTGGCCCTCCAGCAACGTCCTTGGCCGCGGCTCCTTGATCCACCTGACGAAACTAGAAGGCGGCAGCTGGATGTACTTTGGCAACTGAATGGTGACGGTGTCTCCTTCCAAGAACCTTCCAAGTTCTGGAGAAAGCAACCAAGGAACCATTCAACACACTGAATTCAGCAtactgatccatccatccatccatccatccatccatccatccatccatccatccatccatcatccatccatccatccatccatccatccatccatccatccatccatccatccatcatcgcATGGTAGAATCTGGCAGAATCTACATTCAAAACACCCTACAAGTATGATTtctaaaaataacagaaaaggttTATAGAGCATTGTCTATCTTTATTTAATTGCTAAACCttaatatacatttttatatttcaaagttgcaattgtgtgtgtgtgtgtgggggggaaatctcCACACTATAATAACcctttatactttttttttaaaaaagttttattttattaaaattttatttttaatattttattaaaataaaaatacaaacaataaagAAGAACCCTTGGGAGTTTTATTTGTAACCTTGCATGCTAcctgcaggttttttttaactgatgggGACTGGTGTGATTGCCTTTCTATCTAGCATGAACCAATtgctccttccagcctttgaattaaaaagaagagagacCTTCCTGTCAGCTGAgcgttttcttttctctcttttgtcaGTTGGTGCCAGTTGTTTGTTTGCCACTAATCTGTTCGGTtagttgctaagtatgtgtgcagtaaagaaagcggTCTGTAATTTCATGCCAccgtaagtaaataaatgttttcatcctttctcttacaaatgtctcagagggaGTTACTGGGACTTTAAGTGCTGGttgatgagaaaggagtggatttCAGGGAACTTGTAGCTGTTCTCTTCTGCGAGTCTCTATAGGAAAAaggattttatcagaaattcaaaactcggTAACATTTACCTGTCGGTGTACTATCCAACACAAATAAGTACTTCAGTTGGGAAGGATTCAGCATCTCAAAGGCCATCCAATCGTAAGCTTCAACCGTAGCTGTCTTGGTAGGCGGCGCATGCAATTTCACTTCCGCCCAGAAAAGGTTTGGGTAAAAATCATCTTCCTTGATTGACACTAGGGTTAGGGTCCGGCCATGATTCGCCACTATCATCCTCCGGGTCATGTTCTCCACAGGTGCCAGCCTTCTTCGATAGCTAGAACGGGAAATCACATCAGGACAAATGAAGGCAGCCAATGAGGGTGGCTAGAATGGTGTAAAGGTTAGAGtcttggactaggactcaggagaccttggttcGAATCCCGCCCTGGAGAGCATCCTGCAGAACCTCCCCGACTAGAACCATACCTGTTGAACTGGGGGCTTTGGCCGATGTAGAATTTGTACCACCACACAATGTATGAGCGACGGTGGCCCAAAGCAGAGACCGTGACCCCAAAGGTGACCTTCTGTTCTGTGACCTTAAGAAGACAAACTTGTTCTCCAAAGCCATCGCAAGCTGATAGGTTGGAGGTGGTGATACGAAATCCAGGatctacaaaacaaagcaaactcaaCTCTGATttccttgtcttctttttcttcttcttcagaaactCGGAATGAATCTTTTAGGTAGCACTTCTGGGGCCTTGAAAACACCTTGTGAACTTCTCCTGATCCCACGCTCTGCCCAAAAAACTCTTGTGGAGAAGGTGCAGAATAATACTCCCATTGCACCCGTGCAAGTAATGCAGACTAAGGGGGCTGTTCATCCAAGGCCACGTGATCCACCCAAGActgagttgggatttgaacccaggttcttTCAAAAggctttcctcctctctctttgtttctttctcttatcTTTCGACCCACCTTCTAAAGAGACCTCTGAGAGTCCTTAGATGTGAATATTACTAACAAAGGAACAAAAATTAAATGGACCTTCTAGCCATTCCAGGGTCTCTATTTGTCTGGCTGACGAAATTTCTGACAACTTGCTAGACATTCGTGCATTAGCAGAGGCGGGACTAGATGACCTTAAGAATCCCTTCTAACTGTACATggcatgattctatgattctacatggCATGGAGGTCAGAAAGATCCAGATGCCTGGAGAGAAAAGGCTGCAATACCCAGAAAGAAGCACGTTCCTGTAATCCGTAATACGACTCTTACCTTGACAAGAATTTATTCCGTCACCTTTGTAGCCGGGCAGACACCGGCAATAGAAATCAGACGTCAGCTCGTCTTGTTGACAAATGGCTTTAGGGTGGCAGTGAATCTTCCTGGTTACGCACTCCCGTTTATATGGATCTAAGTTGTTGAAGGGCAAGAAAGACAATCACCGTTATCACATACCTCTCCCTGTATCGTGGAGGGGCATAGCTTCAGTGCTCAAGACAGGCAAGCTGTGATTGACTGAGTACATTTCCAATAAaccacatgtactgtatatagtgcagtctctggttccatctagtggtcatTCCTGATAATGCACCTTGAAAACATGTATTtctaggttttatttttatttcaggcaGAGGacaagtgaaaccacagatactgatcccacagatacagcgGTCCTACTGTATATGCTAATTATTCAGTAGGTCCCACATGACTCAGGTCTGCCTGTCTCTTGGGTACcataaaagcagagcttggaattttTGCTTTTCTGAGCTGTGGTTGCAACCCCCAATTCCCTGTTTGACAGCGGGTCCTGCGGGATTTTGAGAATCGTAGCTGAGCAAACAAACACCGGAcccaaagaggaaacatgtgaATACAAGagctttgaatgaatgaatgaatcgcCAAGATGTTGAACCTGGCCAGGGACGTTGATGTCCAAGAATGGTTTCATCCATCCTGCTGTTTCTGTGTAGGAAGATTTACCTTGGATTTTGGTTAGGATCTGTGTGACAATGCAACACAGGAGGAGAGCAGCTGCCACCAGCATTCTCATTTCAGTATCCCTTATTTGTATACAATTCACATCTTGCGTCTTATAGGTGGGGTTATGAGACCCTGCCCCCTGGCAATATGGTGTTGGGTCTACGATCAAGGCCCATCTGGGTATTGTTCTCTTAGAGAGCTTAGAACTGAGGCCACCAAGGCCGAAAGTTCTAATCCTAAGAttctagagcttgggaaagttccttttttcagatgacagctcccagaatcccccagcagtgTGGTGACTTCAACCAGTTGACCATCTTCTGGCAAAGGAATTTCAAAGCGAGAGTCCAGCATGAAACAGATGGCTCACAGTTGGTTAAGAAATTCAGTTCTAGCAGTTTGGGTCTCAATAGACATCATGGTTGCTAGCTTCACCGCAGATGATAATCAAGTCAAAATTGCTAGATAATTAGGATAATTCCCTATCACTGCTTTTGCATTCAAGATTTCATTTGTTTCCTCCTGACCTCGAAACATATAATCCGTTTGCTAGCTGAAATTCTCCTGCTCGTGTGTATGGCTAACCAACACCATGGGCAACAAGATGTTTGATGAAGCAGACTCTACTCCACAACAGCTCACATCATAATAAATCTGCtagtctcttggttgttttgagtatttttaaatgcctttgaatgtgttttttatcAGGAGAAACTGAAATATTGAATTCAGTGGCTGGACTCTTCTGCGTTTGTGTGTGTACCTGGAAAGCTGACCTCACAGGCAGAGGTCAATGTGGAAACAGACAGTTCACACCTTCAACTCATCTCCTGTTAATGAACACTTCAAAGAAGGAACTTAACAGGGAGCAGCTGCTTTCATGCTTATCTTTATCAGAGGGCATATCAAAGAAGATCCATAAGGACGCTGATGTCTTATCTGTAACCCGGACTTGAAAGTAATCAGCCCGCTTCCTTCCCAGTTATATAAATTTGGAAAACAGAATGGTGACAAGTCCTGACGGAACATGAAAGGCACTTAAGATGTTGCTGAGTAATGGCCCATTTATTTGTATAAAAAGGGATTAAAGAAAACAAGTTAGCCTAGCATGTCTCTAAGGAGAACAATGCTTTGCTCTCCTGCTGTTCAGTAATGCTGCAAAGGGACTCAATCGGACAAGGAGAAATTGGCCCTGTTTGCTGTCATATGAAGCTCTGCCGGGACAATGCACTCTGTGCATGTCCCTAAATTATACTATCTCTCTGCTAAGGTGTGAGTATTAGATTACGAACAACATAGAAGCAACCTAAATGAAATAAACTATGTTCCTGTAGTATGCAGTATTTCTGTACATAATAATAAGATCTTTGGaatgctgccaccttttctgGAATACTGTACAGCCCTTGGCttgacagtgaaccataaaaggatcagcagaggcaggaccagaggaagaaaggaaagaatgagggCTGTGGGCTCAAATGCAAATCACATCCCATGACGTGTAAACACGGAAGTCCTGAATtaatccacagcccctgtgtgataGTGGGTTGCAAATTCATCCATAATactggctgcaaatcaaattacaGCGAAGTTGGTGTGTGATTCAGCTTGCTGGTGTAGTCACAACTAAAGTCGAATAAAGTTTTAAATGATTAACTGCTTCCTTCTGGGGCCCAGAACAGACTCATTTAGAGTGCTACTTGATGTTTCCAAAACTGTCTGTACAAGCACACACAGATCATGTACACCTTGATGGTGAGATACAGGCGGTGGAGCAAGAGGGGATTTAAATGCCGGATTATTAGCGGGGACAATTACAAAATAAACTTCTTGgcaccagaaagatctgaatctGTTATGCAGTGCTTGGAGCATTGTAACAGATCACGTGCTTTAAATATAAAGTTCACCACAGTGTAAAGCAATCGAAAGTTTTCAAAGGGGTGTCCATCAACAGAGCCTCTTGAGAATAAGTCATTGTGGTAACCACCAAGCAGCCAGTTAAGTAACACGTGCATGTCAAAATCACAACATGCTTCTACTGCAAGTGTTAAAAAGTTGTCGTTCCTGTTCAGACCTTTGTTGATCACTCTGGACTTTGGAACGCATCCTCGTTCCGTGGTTATTTGCTCGGGTTTTTCTTCCACGTCCTCTCCTCCTTCCATTACAGCCATTTGAGACCAGTTTAAAGACTGTCCTGGGGGAATGAAGGGTTCTCCTATCAGCGTTTGTGTATTGCCATGGTGGCTCCGTGGTGAATACCATTTCCAGGAAAGTAAGATCCATGTAGACCTTGTATTGTATTTGGCTTCAGCAGGGACCACTGTGAACAGAAGGCTGGATTTGATGGTCTTTGAGCTTGATCCACCCTAGCACCTCTTTTGTCCCTGCGTTCATTAAGTTGTACAcgtcctttttaaaatttgtgataGCAGTAAACTTGGACATGTAGGAACTCATCAAGACTTTTCCTTTAGCCAGCCCTcccaataattattttttttaaaagacaggggGCAAAATCAAGCCTTATTAGCAGCATGTCTTTTGCAACGGTAACGGCTCTTAACTGCCAAGGCAAGACCAAACTACGCTAAAATCCTTTGCTTCGCAACACAGATTCCCTTTCAGGTATATATACTGTTCCTGGTAAATTCCTTTCTCTCCCAGCCCTAGTGAAGGTTGCAGATAAGCGGTGAGGGAGATGTCATCATCCCTGCTCCTCAGAAGCTTTTGCAGCTTCCATAAACCCTGGTTTCACCCTATCCCACGGGAGTCCATTATAATGATGAGTTCTTCACAATACATGGTAATGATGCGGTGTGACTGCTTTGGCAGTATTACCCATTAGACTTTTCTAAGTCCATCGGCAGTTGTGGATTTCAAAGGGAAAACGGGGAGGTGCTGTTTGGtgcagggaggaaagaaagatccACACCATCATTGGCCTGGAATTACCCTCAGGAATAAAAAGATGCCCAACCAACAGACGGTGTGGTAAGATGAAGACATTTTTTGTGTTCATTCATTGGCATCctcaaggaagaaagagaggggaCCCAGATAGAGAACCAATCAGGAAGAGTCCTTTATCTGCTGGTACTCTTCTTCTTATGAGGAGTCGAAGGGCTGGGTTCGGAGCTCAGCGAGGGGACCTTGACCCCTTTCTGTTTCAGCATCTGGTGAAAATCGATGCGGTCCGTGATTATTTTCTGGAAGACAGACCCACAGTAGAGGCGGCTGTTAAAACTGGAGCAGGAATCATGGGGCCCGAAGGGGTGTCTGCGTCTCCGGAGGCCTTTCTGTACTGTCCTAGATCATAAATTCCACCcagaacacacacaaagaggcGTACATTTTGGGTGCTATTTTTGGTCTGGGATATTAGTGGGGGAATAAACTTCCGGCTACTCCTGGAAGCACCTGGGTTTTGCATGTTGTATTTTAGAACTCCTGCACTTTTCAGTTATAAAAACCCTGAATGTCTACTTCTGACCCCTCTCGGCCTTGCTCTTCTCAGCTTTGAGATGTTAGTAGAGCCCCCTGTGTGTCCCGGAAATGCAAAACAGTGGCTTCATGCCATTTTAATTATCATGAGAGCGTTCTACAGACTCTTTGGATCTGCAGTCTGGTTAAGGAACTTGAGGGTTTTTCTTTTATAATTTAGGGACATCCACGGGAGCTCTCTGGCTCCTGGATCCCTGGAACTCAGCCACCTCGATTTAGGAAAGGGCAACGGCAGTCTTCTATCTCCAGTGCTCTCGCTGCAATCTTTCCAAACAACGgaagagaatgtttttttttacctgCAGGGCCTCTAAAACCTCTTCATCGGAAATTTCTGCTTGGGGTGACTTGGAGCCAGGCGTGCTGTAGGTGGCCTGGATGATCTTGCTTCGAAACCTTTCAAACTGTTGGAACAAAGAAGTGCAACCCAGCATGTGCATATGAGAATGTTAAAGTTAGGTAATTTACATATTCTAACTTAGCGACCAATGAGATTCTGTCTGGTGTTAGCCAATGGGTGACCAGCGGGTGAGTTGCCTATGAAATATAGGCCACCTCCCACATTTTCAAAGGGACTAGACACTTACATCCATTTAAATAGTATGACTCCCCCCCCTCACTTTTTAAACAGTCATTAGGAGATTATTCAATGCCCAAGACGCTCGCTCCGTTAGATCAGGGAAGGCTGGACCAATAGGTGGAATTTGGGAGAAATTACCCGGGCGCTGATGCTCTCCAGCATGACCCTGGTCTGTTGCTCTGCCCGCTGCAAAACCTCCAGCTGCCTCTGCAGCTCGTTCTGCCGGCTCAGCTGCTTCCCGATGTGGTGCTGATTCACCGCCAGCTCTGCCTGGAGCCGGTTGACGTTGCTTTGAGTCTGGTCAACGAGCTGGCTTTTCTCTGCTAGCTTGCCTTCCAGTTCCACGACATCCTAAAGtggaaaaaggggaaaagggagggaaagatcTGGGCTGGCCAACCCTGTGAGATCCTAAACCCTGCCTCTGTGTTGTTGCCTGGAAGGGAAATGAGAGGGAGGTTTGGAATACCCTTAACCCTTTGAGATTTAGAAAAGATTTAGAAATTCCGTCAGGCTGCGGAgcagagagggagacagaagagaagcagggctgtgggaatgttagtatttttttaaaaatataaatctctGAATCCCACAGTCAGTCTGACCATCTGGCCATAGAGAGCTGCCTTTGGCCACCTCTCAGCTGTTTCGACCTCACCTCAGTGTTATAAGAAAGTCTGCTGCTTCTATGCCTccctatagtgcttcaagctCTCTCTGGATGGTTAACCatacaattatgcaggctctGCATTGCCCCACCCACTGCCAGTGAGCTGGttgctcaa includes the following:
- the LOC110086824 gene encoding uncharacterized protein LOC110086824, with translation MAVMEGGEDVEEKPEQITTERGCVPKSRVINKDPYKRECVTRKIHCHPKAICQQDELTSDFYCRCLPGYKGDGINSCQDPGFRITTSNLSACDGFGEQVCLLKVTEQKVTFGVTVSALGHRRSYIVWWYKFYIGQSPQFNSYRRRLAPVENMTRRMIVANHGRTLTLVSIKEDDFYPNLFWAEVKLHAPPTKTATVEAYDWMAFEMLNPSQLKYLFVLDSTPTELGRFLEGDTVTIQLPKYIQLPPSSFVRWIKEPRPRTLLEGQAEVLANGVERMELQGLNDSDFGYIRALVFDFSPDVPGRVLVAQKLFLIEKDVSKTCHGGRDEKNCHCKSGFEGNGLHCIDINECEKGTPLNCLPEAECTNTFGSYFCRCPRGLEGDGLFSCIDIDECTRGTHGCNRDSTCLNTLGSYFCMCQSGFMGDGVHCKAKSTWSPWSPWSVCSATCGVQNQMRIRRCTHPESGVRCKGRSAELRVCPQLQPCMVNGQWSEWSPWSICSETCSGMRRRIRRCDSPAPSRGGLPCQGEEDQLAMCGNHHCPVDGRWSPWESWTPCPVSCGLGVIRRSRSCNKPAPKHGGKNCSGHGYEEGSCGFPEAFCKYLPKFYASR